CGGCGTTCGTGACCTTGATGACTCCGTCACGGGCCGGACGGTTCCACCGGACATGAAAAAGGACCCCTGAGGGGTCCTCGTTCACCATGCTCCCCCGACTGGACTCGAACCAGTAACCTGCCGGTTAACAGCCGGCTGCTCTGCCAATTGAGCTACGGAGGACCGAGCTCCCCGGACTGGACTCGAACCAGTAACCTGCCGGTTAACAGCCGGCTGCTCTGCCAATTGAGCTACCGAGGAAGGTCTCGTTGCATCGAACGTACCTACCTGGGTATTCGCCAGGGGGCGCGCGCTCGCTGCGACACATACATTAGCGCAAGCAGGGGGGTGCTCCGCCAATCGGTACTCCCCGGCGCCGACGCCCCACCGGAGACCTACGCAAGGAAAGGGTGGCCGCCATGCGTTACCGGCTCACGTTCGTCGCCGGAGTCGTCCTGGGTTACGTGCTGGGCACGAGGGCCGGGCGCGAGCGCTACGAACAGCTGAAGAAGTCGGCCCGGCAGTTCGCACAGAACCCCGCCGTCCGCAACACCGCGGAGTCCGCGGCCCACCAGGGCCGTGAGATCGCGGGCAAGGCCTACCACGTGGTCAGCGACAAGGTCGGCGACCGCGTCCCGGACTCGGTCGCCGACCGTGTCCGCCACCTCAGGGAGCGCGCCACCCACAACGGCGGCGCGGACGACTGGGGCACGAGCAATACGTAACAGTTCCTTCCCAGGCACCGAGC
This genomic stretch from Streptomyces sp. Go-475 harbors:
- a CDS encoding YtxH domain-containing protein; translated protein: MRYRLTFVAGVVLGYVLGTRAGRERYEQLKKSARQFAQNPAVRNTAESAAHQGREIAGKAYHVVSDKVGDRVPDSVADRVRHLRERATHNGGADDWGTSNT